One Fulvia fulva chromosome 12, complete sequence genomic region harbors:
- a CDS encoding Branched-chain-amino-acid aminotransferase, mitochondrial: MAPAAITPEASGTNTPITASASKLTEAGIKHAFTTEHAALDTSKMTYTYTKNPRTVPAPDSDETKAQKTCTDHMVSARWTIENGWDAPELKPYGPLAIMPSASVLHYATECFEGLKLYRGHDGKLRLFRVARNCNRMLNSARRIALPDFDPKELEKMIITLCATDGDKWLPKERAGHFLYIRPTFIATDEALGVQRPREALLYVIIACFPDMSKSIPPALNGSANGNGHAAPAKQGLKLLASNEDTIRAWPGGFGYAKLGANYGPSLVAQGEARSRGFDQVLWLFGQECYVTEAGASNFFVVWKTKEGSTELVTAPLEERIILEGVTRASVLDLAKDRLSMDIGDVEAVEVVEKRFTMHDLIEAQAEGRLIEAFAAGTAFFIAPIGLIHHRGKDLDVPTAEGESGKYAKLIKSWLVNIMYGKEQHEWGVIVKE; this comes from the exons ATG GCTCCTGCAGCAATTACACCAGAGGCCTCTGGCACCAACACACCCATCACCGCCTCCGCCTCCAAACTCACAGAAGCCGGCATCAAACATGCCTTCACCACCGAGCACGCCGCCCTCGACACGTCGAAGATGACCTACACATACACCAAGAACCCTCGCACCGTACCCGCACCCGACAGCGACGAGACCAAAGCCCAGAAGACATGCACCGACCACATGGTGTCCGCCCGCTGGACGATCGAGAACGGCTGGGATGCCCCAGAACTCAAGCCCTACGGCCCTCTCGCCATCATGCCCTCCGCCAGCGTCCTACACTATGCCACCGAATGCTTCGAAGGCCTGAAACTCTACCGCGGCCACGATGGCAAGCTGCGTCTGTTCAGGGTAGCGAGGAACTGCAACAGAATGCTCAACTCCGCCCGGCGAATCGCTCTGCCTGACTTTGATCCGAAAGAGTTGGAGAAGATGATCATCACACTCTGCGCGACGGACGGGGATAAGTGGTTGCCTAAGGAGAGGGCGGGACACTTTCTATACATCCGCCCGACGTTCATTGCGACGGACGAGGCGTTGGGCGTGCAGAGACCGAGGGAGGCGCTGCTTTATGTGATCATTGCATGTTTCCCGGATATGTCCAAGTCGATCCCGCCTGCGCTCAATGGCAGTGCCAATGGCAACGGACACGCCGCGCCAGCGAAGCAGGGCCTCAAGTTGCTGGCGAGCAACGAGGATACCATTCGTGCGTGGCCGGGAGGTTTCGGATATGCGAAGCTCGGTGCAAATTACGGACCTTCTCTCGTGGCGCAAGGCGAGGCACGGTCAAGAGGTTTCGATCAGGTGCTTTGGCTGTTCGGACAAGAGTGCTACGTGACCGAAGCCGGCGCATCGAACTTCTTCGTGGTGTGGAAGACGAAGGAGGGGAGCACGGAGCTTGTCACTGCACCATTGGAGGAACGCATCATTCTCGAGGGCGTTACACGAGCTTCTGTTCTTGATCTTGCGAAGGATCGCTTGAGCATGGATATCGGGGATGTGGAGGCTGTGGAAGTGGTGGAGAAGAGATTCACGATGCATGATCTTATCGAGGCGCAAGCTGAGGGAAGGTTGATTGAGGCCTTCGCCGCGGGAACTGCGTTCTTCATTGCGCCGATTGGTCTCATTCATCACAGAGGGAAGGATCTGGATGTGCCGACTGCAGAGGGTGAGAGCGGGAAGTATGCTAAGCTGATCAAGAGTTGGTTGGTGAACATTATGTATGGCAAGGAGCAGCATGAGTGGGGCGTCATCGTGAAGGAGTGA
- a CDS encoding Maltose permease MAL31, producing MNFLEQQHEKQPATHDEVNEKGHPATSSTKVADIALDAKDATDKEHAMSLRQAIKLYPKAIAWSMFLSSAVAMEGFQLILIASFFAFPPFTRKFGELQPDGSYEVTAPWQSALSNGARVGEILGLTIHGIIAERYGYRITIIGTLMSMIAFIFILSFAQNIGTLVAGEILMGIPWGVFQTLTTTYAAEVCPVVLRGYLTTYVNLMWAVGPLGFLQRSDQWAYRIPYALQWMWPPVLLIGTAFAPDSPWWLARRSRYDDAKKVLRRLTSAASETDLDQTVAMMRHTDELEKEVSIGTSYWDCFKGTDLRRTEIVCVAWAIQPLCGASLMGFSAYFFRQAGLSTHVSFDFSMALYAIAMVGVIIAWFAIHRFGRRTLHLAGLTAMCLVLLIIGFVALAPATAKGPNFAIGSLLLVWALCYNITVGTITFSIVTEIPSNRLRTKTVVLGRNLYNVVGIINGVITPRMLNPSAWDWKGKAGFFWAGMCFLCLIWSYFRLPEPKGRTYGEMDALFERKVSARKFKTTAAELFSAAALEKQAPKVAD from the exons ATGAACTTCCTAGAACAACAGCACGAGAAGCAGCCAGCCACTCACGATGAGGTCAATGAGAAAGGCCATCCTGCGACAAGCAGCACGAAAGTCGCCGACATAGCCCTCGATGCCAAAGATGCTACGGACAAGGAGCATGCCATGTCATTGCGACAAGCCATCAAGCTCTACCCAAAGGCGATAGCATGGTCAATGTTCCTGTCTTCCGCCGTGGCCATGGAAGGCTTCCAACTCATCCTCATAGCATCCTTCTTCGCCTTTCCTCCTTTCACCAGGAAGTTTGGTGAGCTACAGCCAGACGGATCTTACGAGGTCACAGCACCTTGGCAAAGTGCTCTCTCGAACGGCGCTCGCGTTGGCGAGATCCTCGGACTGACCATCCACGGAATCATCGCAGAGCGTTATGGGTACAGGATTACAATCATAGGGACTCTTATGTCGATGATAGCGTTCATCTTCATTCTCTCCTTTGCTCAGAATATTGGCACCCTAGTCGCTGGGGAGATATTGATGGGTATACCTTGGGGAGTGTTCCAGACACTGACCACTACGTACGCTGCTGAGGTCTGTCCGGTGGTGCTCAGAGGATACCTCACGACATATGTCAACTTGATGTGGGCCGTTGGGCCGTTGG GATTTCTCCAACGTTCAGATCAATGGGCTTATCGTATACCGTATGCACTCCAATGGATGTGGCCTCCAGTTCTACTTATTGGCACTGCCTTCGCCCCAGACTCACCATGGTGGCTAGCACGAAGATCTCGATACGATGACGCCAAGAAAGTCCTCCGACGACTGACGTCTGCCGCTTCAGAGACCGATCTCGACCAGACTGTGGCAATGATGCGACACACAGACGAGCTCGAGAAGGAAGTCTCTATCGGCACATCCTACTGGGACTGCTTCAAGGGCACAGACCTTCGCAGGACCGAGATTGTCTGCGTGGCGTGGGCCATACAGCCACTCTGTGGTGCCTCACTCATGGGCTTCTCAGCGTACTTCTTCAGGCAAGCAGGACTCAGCACACATGTGTCATTTGACTTCTCGATGGCACTATATGCCATAGCCATGGTCGGCGTCATCATTGCTTGGTTCGCGATCCATCGCTTTGGCCGCCGCACCTTGCACCTCGCAGGACTCACAGCAATGTGCCTCGTCCTTCTCATCATCGGATTTGTCGCCCTGGCTCCGGCAACAGCCAAAGGTCCAAACTTCGCAATCGGCTCTCTGCTGCTTGTCTGGGCACTTTGCTACAACATCACAGTCGGCACGATCACGTTCTCCATCGTTACGGAGATACCTTCGAACCGCTTAAGAACAAAGACTGTCGTCCTTGGCCGCAACTTGTACAACGTGGTCGGCATCATCAACGGAGTCATCACGCCTCGCATGCTGAACCCTTCGGCGTGGGATTGGAAAGGAAAAGCAGGGTTCTTTTGGGCAGGTATGTGCTTCTTATGCCTGATATGGAGCTACTTTCGCCTCCCTGAACCGAAGGGCAGGACGTATGGTGAAATGGATGCTTTGTTTGAACGCAAGGTCAGCGCGAGGAAGTTCAAGACGACGGCGGCAGAGCTCTTCTCCGCAGCGGCCCTTGAGAAGCAAGCTCCAAAGGTAGCAGACTAG
- a CDS encoding Casein kinase I 1, which produces MASTSVSSSNVVGVHYRVGKKIGEGSFGVIFEGTNLLNNTQVAIKFEPRKSDAPQLRDEYRTYKILVGCPGIPNVYYFGQEGLHNILVIDLLGPSLEDLFDHCGRRFTVKTVVMVAKQMLSRVQTIHEKNLIYRDIKPDNFLIGRPNTKAQNVIHVVDFGMAKQYRDPKTKQHIPYRERKSLSGTARYMSINTHLGREQSRRDDLEALGHVFMYFLRGGLPWQGLKAATNKQKYEKIGEKKQTTAIKDLCEGFPEEFNKYLSYVRNLGFEDTPDYDYLRDLFTKALQNNGEVEDGEYDWMKLNNGKGWDVPSRPSAREHGGASNADINRVALRASNTPQLDREKPLPSKPGAVRQPQQRSQQQLPPARRAQGALEPNVDRRSTAAQFQSSRADLAPPAAAAAPVRQAHPEPPKEGALEKLRKVLCCA; this is translated from the exons ATGGCATCGACTTCGGTCTCCAGTAGCAATGTCGTCGGAGTCCACTACCGTGTTGGCAAGAAGATAGG AGAGGGTTCCTTTGGCGTGATCTTCGAGGGCACCAATCTGCTCAACAACACCCAAGTCGCAATAAAATTCGAACCAAGGAAGTCCGATGCACCACAACTGCGCGATGAATACCGCACCTACAAGATCCTGGTTGGCTGCC CTGGCATCCCCAATGTCTACTACTTCGGTCAAGAAGGCCTACACAACATTCTCGTCATCGACCTACTCGGACCTTCCCTAGAAGACCTCTTCGACCACTGCGGCCGCCGCTTCACCGTCAAGACCGTCGTCATGGTGGCCAAACAGATGCTCTCACGCGTACAGACCATCCACGAGAAGAACCTCATCTACCGCGACATCAAGCCCGACAACTTCCTCATCGGCAGACCGAACACGAAAGCACAGAATGTGATCCACGTCGTCGACTTTGGCATGGCAAAACAATATCGCGACCCGAAGACGAAGCAGCATATCCCATATCGTGAGAGgaagtcgctctccggaACCGCTCGATACATGAGCATCAACACCCACCTCGGCCGCGAGCAGTCAAGACGAGACGACCTTGAAGCACTCGGTCACGTCTTCATGTACTTCCTTCGAGGCGGACTCCCATGGCAGGGCTTGAAGGCAGCTACAAACAAGCAAAAGTATGAGAAGATCGGCGAGAAGAAGCAGACCACAGCTATAAAGGACCTGTGCGAAGGCTTTCCCGAGGAGTTCAACAAGTACTTGTCGTACGTCCGCAACCTGGGCTTTGAGGACACACCTGACTACGACTACCTACGCGACCTGTTCACAAAGGCGCTCCAGAACAACGGCGAAGTGGAGGATGGAGAGTACGATTGGATGAAGTTGAACAACGGAAAGGGATGGGATGTACCGAGCAGACCCTCTGCACGTGAGCATGGAGGCGCGTCAAATGCGGATATCAACCGCGTCGCGCTACGCGCGTCGAACACACCCCAACTCGACCGCGAGAAGCCACTCCCTAGCAAGCCAGGGGCCGTCCGACAACCTCAGCAGCGCTCGCAGCAACAGCTGCCACCAGCGCGTCGTGCACAGGGTGCTCTCGAACCAAACGTGGACCGCCGTAGCACGGCGGCGCAATTTCAGAGCAGCAGAGCCGACCTCGCTCCGCCGGCGGCTGCGGCCGCGCCGGTGAGGCAGGCTCACCCAGAGCCGCCCAAGGAGGGCGCTCTCGAAAAGCTACGCAAGGTGCTCTGCTGCGCATGA
- a CDS encoding AFG1-like ATPase — translation MSVGTATGLAITNPLVKYRALVATKAISPDPSQHRLALHLAKLYERLKDYEPELEYSHRLDKISRAINRQQPSRKNADDTSAAPPRQSAWRRWLSARERQDTLALTRKLTSHESALQMNSPKGLMLHGEVGTGKSMLIDLFADCLPNRKKRRSHFNTFMLETFAKLEALRAERSAAGTSRLPSHLAFAEDDYSLLWLAKDMIQTSPILFLDEFQMPDRVASKILTNLMTGFFQLGGVLIATSNRMPEELAKAAGLGTFEAPPQRSFGWQMGLGGRRSQGGGMYGGYNEFVAFLDVLKARCEVWETEGGKDWRRVESSSVAPVKEIDEQSLADSAVVLEELDIEVEIDEQEQAPQQTATVPKHYNVPGNPHDGRNPLDVALIAATNGESVDEITWTPATIKVYGRKVSVPRAYQGVCMWTFDELCKANFGPADYITLASTFHTMILTEVPVLNWLMKNEARRLITVLDALYECRCKLFVSAAAGPDDIFFPEEQKKKSEGEESDSVYSETLSEVYQDATAPFRPNILTQNPNYAEPELEPDYTHARLSGLLRADSLEDGTPNGMAKVVDRGAKGGSSSNPFGRSFGKTDQEFERKPVDPDEVRYTQRPDFQKTSAFTGEDERFAYKRAQSRLWEMCSQRWWARDEADWHRPLPKEIRRWESFGEEVVAPHYAVAGSAADTEIRMTGEVEDKSRDERSFKQYTLSPEMRDGQTPEARVPPKSQPEREPPKKIGWTHFWGTIKWPGGSGGLAGAWGQGPDGLKDRGSEKR, via the exons ATGTCTGTGGGTACTGCGACCGGGCTCGCAATCACGAATCCGTTGGTGAAGTATAGAGCCCTCGTTGCCACAAAGGCCATCAGTCCTGATCCT TCTCAACATCGCCTGGCACTTCACTTGGCAAAGCTGTACGAACGATTGAAGGACTACGAGCCAGAACTGGAATACAGCCATCGCCTTGACAAGATCTCAAGAGCCATCAATCGACAGCAGCCCAGTCGAAAGAATGCCGACGATACATCAGCAGCACCTCCACGACAGAGTGCGTGGCGAAGATGGCTGTCCGCGCGTGAGAGGCAAGATACACTTGCTCTTACCAGGAAGCTGACCTCCCACGAATCTGCCCTCCAGATGAACTCACCCAAAGGCTTGATGCTCCACGGCGAAGTGGGTACTGGCAAGAGCATGCTCATCGATTTGTTTGCGGACTGCCTCCCTAATCGAAAGAAGCGGAGAAGTCACTTCAACACTTTCATGCTGGAGACGTTCGCGAAGCTGGAAGCATTACGTGCAGAACGATCGGCGGCTGGTACTTCGCGACTACCTTCGCACCTCGCTTTTGCAGAGGATGATTACTCCTTATTGTGGTTGGCGAAAGACATGATTCAGACATCTCCAATCCTCTTCCTTGATGAGTTCCAGATGCCAGACAGAGTAGCGAGCAAGATCTTAACGAATCTAATGACTGGCTTCTTTCAGCTTGGTGGAGTATTGATCGCAACAAGTAATCGGATGCCCGAAGAGTTGGCAAAAGCAGCAGGTCTGGGAACGTTTGAGGCGCCTCCGCAAAGGAGTTTTGGCTGGCAAATGGGACTGGGCGGACGACGTAGTCAAGGTGGTGGTATGTATGGAGGATACAATGAGTTTGTGGCATTCTTGGACGTGCTGAAAGCAAGGTGCGAGGTCTGGGAAACGGAAGGCGGCAAAGACTGGCGAAGAGTGGAGAGCAGCAGTGTCGCGCCCGTGAAGGAAATCGATGAGCAGAGCCTGGCTGACAGCGCGGTTGTGCTCGAGGAGCTAGACATCGAGGTCGAAATCGACGAACAAGAACAGGCGCCGCAGCAGACTGCCACTGTGCCGAAGCATTACAATGTCCCAGGCAACCCACATGACGGAAGGAACCCACTAGACGTTGCACTGATCGCAGCAACCAACGGCGAAAGTGTCGATGAGATTACGTGGACTCCAGCGACGATCAAGGTATATGGGAGAAAGGTCAGTGTGCCGCGAGCATATCAGGGAGTCTGTATGTGGACGTTCGATGAGCTTTGCAAAGCAAACTTCGGGCCTGCCGATTACATTACGTTGGCATCGACGTTTCACACCATGATCTTGACAGAAGTACCGGTCCTCAACTGGCTTATGAAGAACGAAGCGAGACGACTCATCACAGTTTTGGACGCACTCTACGAATGCCGCTGCAAGCTCTTTGTCAGTGCAGCAGCAGGCCCGGACGACATCTTCTTCCCAGAAGAACAAAAGAAGAAAAGCGAGGGTGAAGAAAGCGACAGTGTATATTCCGAAACATTATCTGAAGTCTACCAAGATGCGACTGCTCCCTTCCGACCGAACATCTTGACACAAAATCCAAATTACGCCGAACCCGAACTTGAACCAGATTACACTCATGCCCGCCTGTCGGGGCTCCTCCGCGCAGATTCTCTTGAAGATGGTACACCAAACGGCATGGCCAAAGTTGTAGATCGTGGAGCAAAAGGTGGATCGTCCAGCAACCCTTTTGGTCGCTCCTTTGGCAAGACAGACCAAGAATTCGAACGCAAGCCAGTGGATCCTGATGAAGTTCGCTACACGCAACGTCCGGACTTCCAGAAGACCTCGGCCTTCACTGGTGAAGATGAGCGCTTCGCATACAAACGTGCCCAAAGCCGGCTATGGGAGATGTGTAGCCAGCGCTGGTGGGCTCGTGACGAAGCCGACTGGCATAGACCTCTGCCGAAGGAGATCAGGCGCTGGGAGAGCTTTGGTGAAGAAGTCGTTGCACCCCATTATGCCGTTGCAGGCTCTGCTGCTGATACTGAGATTCGCATGACTGGTGAGGTTGAGGATAAGAGCCGAGATGAGAGGAGCTTCAAGCAGTATACTTTGTCGCCGGAGATGAGAGACGGGCAGACTCCAGAGGCCAGGGTACCGCCGAAATCTCAGCCGGAAAGAGAGCCGCCGAAGAAGATAGGATGGACGCATTTCTGGGGTACCATCAAATGGCCTGGTGGTAGTGGTGGTCTTGCTGGTGCTTGGGGCCAGGGTCCTGATGGGTTAAAGGATCGTGGTAGCGAGAAGCGCTGA